The genomic region TCCTGAGCCCGCTCGATGCCGTGCGGCTCGCCGCGCTGCATCGCGAAGCGGCGCTGCGCCTCGTCGCGTGTCGCGCCAACGAAGTCGCGGCGTTCTTGCTCGCGTTCCGCGAAGGCGCGGCCTACGACAGCGAGAACTACCGCTGGTTCGCGGCGCGCTATCCGCGCTTCCTCTATGTCGATCGCGTCGTCGTGAGCGCCGCGCAACGCGGCCAGCGCATCGGTGACGCGCTGTATGCCGCGCTCTTCGCACACGCGCGCGAGAGCGAAGTCTCGACGGTCGTGTGCGAGTACGACCTCGACCCGCCGAATCCCGCGTCGCAGCGCTTCCACGCGAAGCACGGATTTCGCGAAGTGGGCACGCAGCTCGTCGCGGGCGGGAAGAAGCGCGTGTCGATGCAGCTGCTGGAGCTGTGCTGATCCTCAGCGCGAGGCCGAGAAGTAGAGCTTGTCAGGCGTCGCGGAGCTCGTGCTCCAGCTCGGCATGCTCTCGGCCCAGCCGCCGCTCGCACCCGCGGTGACGTTGATCTCGGTCGTTACGGACGGCGTCGCGCCCGCGAGGTTCAGGTCGAACACCCACACGTCGGTCGCGTCGCCGCTCGCGATCGTGGAGTCGATCGACCAGAGCGCGAGGCGATTGCCCGCCGCGTTCCAGCGCGGGAAGAAGTCGGCGATCGTGGCGTCGGGCAGCAGGAACGTGAGCGAGGAGTCCGCGGGCTGCGCGGCGTCGCTGAAGCGGCCGACGAACACGTCCCAATCGCCGAACGGGCCGGGCGTGTTCGTGAGGTGGCGGTAGCTCGCGACCCAGTTGCCGTCCGGCGAGAGCTGCGCGTCGTAGTCGCCCGGCGGGAA from Deltaproteobacteria bacterium harbors:
- a CDS encoding GNAT family N-acetyltransferase, giving the protein MSLVLRPAGPTDFSAILALNAESVHFLSPLDAVRLAALHREAALRLVACRANEVAAFLLAFREGAAYDSENYRWFAARYPRFLYVDRVVVSAAQRGQRIGDALYAALFAHARESEVSTVVCEYDLDPPNPASQRFHAKHGFREVGTQLVAGGKKRVSMQLLELC